The DNA window ATCCTTAAACCGGAGACGTGTGCATAGCAAATTACATGTTTTAGCTAGCCACATGAGGTACATAAACAAAAGCTTTAAGGCTGGCTATGTTCATTAtcactaaaaatatattgacaTAATTGAAAGACCACCACTTACAGGGGTTGCTCAGGAGATACCATGGACTGATATATGTTACCAAAATTAATAGGCTACATCTGCTCATATGGATGCTAAAAGATAACAATAAGTGGGTTAATATGAGTTTTGAGTTGCCAGGTTTTAATCTTCATAACATCCACATACAATGGTGATCTCTTTGCTCCTAAGAAGCTGCAGataaatttctaattttattgtttattgtttGTCTCTTACAGGATTGGAGATATTTTTTCTGCCTGGAATAATGAGGCAGCTAACAAGGTACGGGATTGGAGATAGATAtctaattttcaatattttaaatttaaataatgtgaCAAATCTTATACATATTTATGCTTTCTAGTTTCTACCAACAACTCTTCgggaaaaaaattaaactaagaAAACTGATCATTGTGGGATGGAAAATAGGTAAACGGTTTACTTACCTTTATTATACCTTTTCTTGTTGGAAATTTATGATACAAAGTTCCAATAAGCATAAGTTTTTACAAATTGATGGTTGCAATTTTTGTGGGACATCCATCTATCAACAACATCTAGGTTTTCcccaaaatataaacaattaggccaaccttttaaaaattataacattCCACCAAGAAAATTCAAGTCAAACACTAAAACTTAACaaacaacacacacacaaaattaattttagaaCTTTATACAATCTTTTTTCTAACAGCTAAAACCCACAATAAAGAAAGCATGCAATTTCTGAATTTCTTACTGTCACTCTCCTCCTTTTCTCTATTTACAAGAACATGACCAAAGATCATTTCCtaacttaaaattaaatttaccaAAGAAACTAAACCAATAGAGAAATCATTTGGTTTCTTAAGGCACGTAGACTTCTTATGGTAAAAGTCTACGTGCCTCTCAAACCATGAATTTCATCAAACCATTGGTTCTGGTTTGGTTAACCCCAAGATTTTAAAGACTTTAAGAACATGATTTGATCAAACCAAAGCTGAATAGATTTCTCCAAACCAAACTCCCAAGTGAAACCAACACTGCTTTAGTCTCTTGCTCCTCTTCTCCATCTCCATTTTTATGAATCAAAGATGGCATTTCCTTCACTCTTAACCACTCCAAACCGATTTTCTCCCTAACCGATTCAATCAATTTCGAGTCGGCTCCATCTCCATTCCCATCAGTTACGTAGAATATGTTTGTAGCCATGCCGCAGCTAGTTGATATCTCTGTTCTTGTAACATTCAGACCGTTTTCTCTGAACGTCCGTGTAACTTCCGCTAATAAACCTTGTTTGTCTGGATGTCTCAGCTCTAATCTCACACCCTgaacacaaaacaaaaccaaagaaaCGGTTTAGATTACCGGTTAACCAAACATTCAATCAATTTCAACTTCGTCTAATATTATACATACCTCAGATGCTCTTCTTTCAACTGCAGCTTCTAAGCATTGTATCACTCGTTGCCTCTCTGCTTCTGAACTTATCGGTGATCCATCCTTATGCCGGATATAGAATTCCTGAAAGAAGTTATCCGAGAATAAGCTCAAGAAAACCCTCAAGTTTTAAACCAATTTTGTAGGAAACATACCAAATGAGCTTGGTCCGAAGACGTGTTGATAGTAGCATGGAACACGGCATATTCCATGTCCGTTAGCGTACAAACCACGTCAAACAAAAGCTTAGTTCGGTCCCGACAATGAACATTAACTACAGAGTAACCCCTCTCAGCCCAATTCTGAACCGTCACAACCACCATAGGATCTCTCTCATGTCTCTTGTACCTTTTCTCGTAGTCTCTGTCTTCAAACATTAGCTGATGAAGCCTACGTTCGACGTGCGTCATCACATCCATCGAAACG is part of the Raphanus sativus cultivar WK10039 unplaced genomic scaffold, ASM80110v3 Scaffold3095, whole genome shotgun sequence genome and encodes:
- the LOC108818966 gene encoding ACT domain-containing protein ACR8, with protein sequence MAIKGYLDEYEKLVVRMNTPRVVIDNGVCSSATIVKVDSPRGHGILLEAVQILTDLNLSIKKAYISSDGRWNMDVFHVTDIDGNKLNDQSVFSYIEQSIETVYYGEDIEVNGLTSLELTGTDRIGLLSEMFAVLSDLNCDVVDAKLWTHNGRVASIIFLKDCTTGSPVLDSHRISKIEGRLKNVLNGDNDINSAAKTCVSMDVMTHVERRLHQLMFEDRDYEKRYKRHERDPMVVVTVQNWAERGYSVVNVHCRDRTKLLFDVVCTLTDMEYAVFHATINTSSDQAHLEFYIRHKDGSPISSEAERQRVIQCLEAAVERRASEGVRLELRHPDKQGLLAEVTRTFRENGLNVTRTEISTSCGMATNIFYVTDGNGDGADSKLIESVREKIGLEWLRVKEMPSLIHKNGDGEEEQETKAVLVSLGSLVWRNLFSFGLIKSCS